From Sporolactobacillus pectinivorans:
AGGACCGTTTCGGACGCGAGCTTAACCAGATTGACCGGCGGCTTCGAATCATTGAAAGACGGTTTGGTATCCCCGTCCCCCCTGTTCCGTTCCCGGGAACGCCGCCAAGATAAGCTCAAATTAAAAAGAGGGCTGGGAAACATTTCATTTCTCCAGGCTCTCTTTTTAATGCAGCAAAGTTTTGCATGTCTCTGCATTTGTTTTTAACGCGCGCGGGCCGAACGGGACCTGCCCATTACCTTCCGAAGCAGCCCCGTCCACCTGGCAAGCAGCAGATAGACGGCAGCGCCGGCAAGTACACTCAGGAGGATGATAACAAAAGCTTTTCCTCTACTATTAGGGAAACCACCGCCAAACAGAAGAAAAATCAGTTTAATGGCCAGAGCCATGATTCCTGTGTAGACTGAAATATGGATTAATTGCCGGGCGATTAGCGAGAAGTGATAGTCCGTTGCCTTGCGAATTGAGAAAACAATAATAAGAATTGAAACTAAATAGCCGATGTTAGTGGCAATAATTGGACCGACCATTCCGAAAAGCTTCATGGACACCGGATTGAGTAATATTTTTACGAGCACGCCGGCTCCAAGCGCGATCAATGTCATGAGCTGCCGATTAATTCCCTGAAGAATAGAGGCTCCGACCTGAAACAGTGCGAATAACAACGCAGTTGGCGCGTACCAAGTCAAAATGCGCCCCCCAATTTTCAGAAGTTCAGGAGAAACAGTGTACAACAGTCCGTGGAGCATATATCCGAGCACTGAGAGACCTACAGCCGCAGGTATCGTTAGAAACAATACAAGTTCAAATGCCTGGGTTATTTTTTCATTTACAGCCTGGTTATCACCTTTTGAATATGAAACAATGATTGCCGGCACGGCGCTCATTGCCAACGATGTTGCCAGCGTCACGGGAATCAGAACTAACTTCTGGTCGTTCATCGTCAAATCGGTGATGACAGCTTCTTTTACTGTGTTACCATAATTCAGATAATGAAAGGCCATAAACTGATCAATCAGCTGGTAAAGATTCATCGCGATGCCAACTGCAATAAAGGGGACTGAGTAAGTGACCAATTCTTTATACATGGCAATCAACGACATCTTGTACCGCCCCATTGGCCTATTTTCACTTGTCGTTTTCCTTAATCTGAAGCGGCGAAGCACCCAGTAATGAAGCATCACATAAAGTCCGGCCACAGCCCCTACAAAAGCCGCAAATGTGGCCAAAGCCGCAGCGGTGACAACGGTTCCGTGTGCTACTTTAACGGCAATAAAAGCACCGATCAGGATAAAACCGACACGGGCAACCTGTTCAGCAACCTGCGAAACGGCTGTCGGCCCCATCGACTGAAACCCCTGAAAATAGCCGCGCATCAGACTCATGACGGGCACAATAATGATTGCAATACTGACAACACGAACGACAAGGACAACATTGTTAAATTCTCCCTTAGGAATATCACTTAACGTCGCAATTTTCGGAGCGCTGAGAAAGAGAAGAAGAAAACCAACAACCCCTGTTACAAGCATTAACAAGAATCCGGACTTCAGCAGACGCCTGCCGGATTCATAGTCTCCCATTGCATTATATTTTGAGACAAATTTCGACACAGCGAGTGGCAGGCCAAGCGTTGAGACACTTAGCATAAGCGCATAGGGTGTATAAGCATACTGGTAAAGAAAAGACCCTTGTTCCCCTGTCAGCCAATAATAAGGAATAACAAACAAAATACCCAGAAAACGTGAGACAAAGGCGGCGACAGTCAGAATCATCGTCCCTCTGATCATTTTTGATGCAGCCATAACTTTACGCTCCCAAAAATCCATAAAATAGGATTAATTATGTATCCACGACCCTTAGTATTTTACCACAATAAATTCTAATTCAAAGATAACTATGAGGCAGCTTTGACACATTTTGACGAAACCAACAGAAAAAAATTATTCCGCATATTTTTCAGACAGAAAATTTTCTTAATCCCGCTGACTTTATTTAAAACAGTCTGTAGCCTCCTGCATAATGGCCCATGAGGCGGACATGAATTTTTATTTACCCAAAACTTTAAGCCGTCAAAACGTACGGCTGTTCGCAGCGAGGCAGCGCTTTCTGTCTTGAGCACATTTCTTCCTCAATAATTGCAGGCCTGCCGCTTTTCCGAGCAAGCCTGTCCATTTAACAAGCGCCAGACAGACGTTCCAATGACAATACTGATTCATACGAAAGCAGACCCCAAGCTGTGCGGAAAACAGCCGCCGGACGCGGTAAGAAATCAGTTCAATGACCGGAACATCACTCGTGCAGCAAACGATATATGCCAATGGCTGAGCAATCATTGAAAAACGATAAATCCGCATCCGAATAACCGCCACGATAAATCAGAACAGAAAACCCATAGTTCCTAAATCGATAATCTGGGCGATCAGCCTGTAACTCTTTGCATTTTATCATACTTCCGAATCAAAGCGGGTGATCACTGTATCTTTACCACAATTTATTTTAGAAGGCCAAGTTCAGTCCTCATAAAAGCCCTCTGCACTATTCCGCAGAGGGCTTTTATTCATTGTTTGATTAAAACAACGTTAGTGCCGTTCAATCGCGCCCGTCCACGCCAGCATGCCGCCTTCCATGTTCCGGACATGAAAACCCTCGCTCTGAAGAAACTCCGTGGCCGCAGCGCTCCGATGCCCGGATCGGCAAACCATCACATAATCTTTCGACCGATCCATTTTCTGAAACTGTGACGGGATATCGGCAAGACGAATGTGGATCGCCTGAGGTATTTTCCCGGCAGCTACTTCATCATCTTCCCTTACATCAACGACTGTGACCCAATCGCCTTTTTCCAGCATACATTTCAGTACATCCGGGAAGACCGTGGGGATTTCATCAGCCATGTTCATCACTCCCGCATCATTTGACTACAATATTGACCAGTTTATCCGGAACAGCAATGACTTTCCGAACTGTTTTTCCTTCAAGCCGTTCAATTACATTCTGCTCACTCATGGCCTTTTTCTCCAGACTGTCTCTTGATGTGCCCTTTTCGACCATCAGTCTGGCCCGGATTTTGCCGTTGATCTGGACAATGACTTCAATTTGTTTTTCAGCCAGTTTGCTTGCGTCATAGACCGGCCATGATGATTTTTCCACAGACTGTTGATGGCCGAGCAGCGACCAGATTTCTTCACTGATATGCGGTGCAACCGGTGAAAGCATCTGAATGAATCCTTCCGCCATTGCTGCAGGAATCTGCTCTTGTTTATAAGCCTCATTAATAAAAGTCATCAGCTGTGCAATACCCGTATTATAGTGCATGATCTCGAAATCTGCGGTGACCTTCTTGACAGTCTGATGGTACACTTTTTCAAATTCTGTGTCCGGCTGTGCATCGGGCGTTATTGATCCAGAAAGCTTCCCGTCCGCAGTGACAAACAGCCGCCAGATACGGTCCAGGAACTTGCGCGATCCGTCGATGCCTTTTTCTGACCAAGGTATTGCCGCGTCAATCGGTCCCATAAACATTTCGTAGAGCCTGAGTGTATCTGCTCCGTGTGAAGCGACAATGTCGTCCGGATTGACAACATTTCCTTTGGATTTGCTCATCTTTTCATGATTGTTGCCGAGAATCATACCCTGGTTCACCAACTTGTGGAACGGTTCCTTAGTCGGGACAATACCGAGATCGTATAGAGCTTTATGCCAGAAACGCGCATAGAGAAGATGGAGCACGGCGTGTTCGGCACCGCCGACATAAAGATCGACCGGCATCCACTTTTTCAGTTTTTCCGGATCGGCTAACTCTTTCTTGTTATGCGGATCAATATAGCGGAGGAAGTACCAGCTGCTGCCTGCCCATTGTGGCATCGTGTTGGTTTCCCTGCGTCCTTTCATGCCGGTTAGCGGGTCGACCACGTTAATCCAGTCCGTATCGTTGGCCAGCGGTGATTCGCCGGTACCTGAAGGCTTTATATTTTTTGTCTTCGGCAGGCGCAGAGGCAGTTCGTCCTCCGGTACGGCTTTCATTGTTCCATCTTCCATATGGATGATCGGAATCGGTTCACCCCAGTAGCGC
This genomic window contains:
- a CDS encoding putative polysaccharide biosynthesis protein, which gives rise to MAASKMIRGTMILTVAAFVSRFLGILFVIPYYWLTGEQGSFLYQYAYTPYALMLSVSTLGLPLAVSKFVSKYNAMGDYESGRRLLKSGFLLMLVTGVVGFLLLFLSAPKIATLSDIPKGEFNNVVLVVRVVSIAIIIVPVMSLMRGYFQGFQSMGPTAVSQVAEQVARVGFILIGAFIAVKVAHGTVVTAAALATFAAFVGAVAGLYVMLHYWVLRRFRLRKTTSENRPMGRYKMSLIAMYKELVTYSVPFIAVGIAMNLYQLIDQFMAFHYLNYGNTVKEAVITDLTMNDQKLVLIPVTLATSLAMSAVPAIIVSYSKGDNQAVNEKITQAFELVLFLTIPAAVGLSVLGYMLHGLLYTVSPELLKIGGRILTWYAPTALLFALFQVGASILQGINRQLMTLIALGAGVLVKILLNPVSMKLFGMVGPIIATNIGYLVSILIIVFSIRKATDYHFSLIARQLIHISVYTGIMALAIKLIFLLFGGGFPNSRGKAFVIILLSVLAGAAVYLLLARWTGLLRKVMGRSRSARAR
- a CDS encoding rhodanese-like domain-containing protein, whose protein sequence is MADEIPTVFPDVLKCMLEKGDWVTVVDVREDDEVAAGKIPQAIHIRLADIPSQFQKMDRSKDYVMVCRSGHRSAAATEFLQSEGFHVRNMEGGMLAWTGAIERH